The Methylomonas koyamae genome has a segment encoding these proteins:
- a CDS encoding MarR family winged helix-turn-helix transcriptional regulator, with protein sequence MHELETFKLIERISALLRSEERRKYATIGLQPVHGQVLEYLARCNRYSNTHAAVAEYLGLTKGTVSQSIQVLERKQYLEKSVDTLDGRIFHLTLTAAGKRLIDELKPLDIFKQAESRISRQEVDSVGEALQNALGLLQKVNQSKSFGLCRSCHYFQVEQHHYQCGLTEQPLDRDDTDKICRDHLPTPNPFIDRE encoded by the coding sequence ATGCACGAATTAGAAACCTTCAAGCTGATCGAGCGGATCAGCGCACTGTTGCGTTCCGAAGAACGCCGAAAATACGCAACCATCGGCTTACAACCGGTTCACGGCCAGGTCCTGGAATACTTGGCCCGCTGCAATCGCTACAGCAACACGCACGCGGCGGTTGCCGAATATCTGGGCCTGACCAAGGGCACCGTGTCGCAAAGCATCCAAGTTCTGGAACGCAAACAGTATCTGGAAAAATCGGTCGACACGCTGGACGGCCGCATCTTCCATTTAACCCTGACCGCCGCCGGCAAACGCTTGATCGACGAATTGAAACCGTTGGACATCTTCAAGCAAGCCGAATCGCGCATCAGCCGCCAGGAAGTGGACAGCGTCGGCGAGGCTTTGCAAAATGCGCTAGGCTTATTGCAAAAGGTCAACCAATCCAAAAGTTTCGGTTTATGCCGTTCCTGCCATTATTTCCAAGTGGAACAGCACCATTACCAGTGCGGCTTGACCGAACAACCGTTGGACCGCGATGATACCGACAAGATTTGCCGAGACCACTTACCGACACCCAACCCCTTCATAGACCGAGAGTAA
- the ubiK gene encoding ubiquinone biosynthesis accessory factor UbiK, translated as MFDPKAIDNLAERIAGAIPPGLTHLKDDVEKNVHALLQSGLAKLDLVSREEFEVQKAVLAKTRARLEELETRVAALEQRLLQE; from the coding sequence ATGTTCGATCCCAAAGCCATTGATAACTTAGCCGAGCGTATCGCCGGCGCCATTCCACCCGGCCTGACCCATCTGAAGGACGACGTCGAAAAAAACGTCCATGCCTTGCTGCAAAGCGGTTTGGCCAAACTGGATCTGGTCAGCCGCGAAGAGTTCGAAGTGCAAAAAGCCGTGTTGGCCAAAACCCGCGCCCGCCTGGAAGAATTGGAAACACGCGTCGCCGCACTGGAACAGCGCCTGTTGCAAGAATAA
- a CDS encoding YifB family Mg chelatase-like AAA ATPase has product MSLAVVYSRGRSGIDAPLVTVEVHVSNGLPALNMVGLPETAVKESKDRVRGAIVNSHFEFPIQRITVNLAPADLPKEGGRFDLAIALGILAASGQIPKNALADYECIGELSLGGELRPIPGALPVAIHCRNAHRQLILPVGCVAEAALIKDAGLLPAGHLLEVCAHLSGHKPIEPPIPNPNSATAAFNVDFADVHGQYHVKRALEIAASGQHNLLMLGPPGTGKSMLAARLPTILPELSEQQAQETAAIASISDHGLDIQRWRQPPFRAPHHTASAAALVGGGSNPKPGEISLSHNGALFLDELPEFDRKVLEVLREPLETGHITISRANRQADFPARFQLIAAMNPCPCGYLGDASGRCRCTSEQVVRYRARVSGPLLDRIDMHLEVPRVSLEMLRKGAAAGEERSETIRRRVVAARQIAAARSGKPNAALTAAEVKTICKLTDAGHQLLEQAMEKFGLSHRAYHRILKLARTIADMADAPAIEIPHLSEAIGYRKLDRNR; this is encoded by the coding sequence ATGTCGCTGGCCGTGGTTTACAGCCGGGGCCGGTCCGGCATCGATGCGCCGTTGGTTACGGTGGAGGTGCATGTCAGCAACGGCCTGCCGGCGCTGAATATGGTCGGCCTGCCGGAAACCGCGGTGAAGGAAAGTAAGGATAGGGTGCGCGGCGCCATCGTCAATTCGCATTTCGAATTTCCGATCCAGCGCATCACGGTCAATCTGGCGCCGGCCGACTTGCCCAAGGAAGGCGGCCGTTTCGATCTGGCGATTGCGCTGGGAATTTTGGCCGCTTCCGGCCAGATCCCGAAAAATGCGCTGGCCGACTACGAATGCATCGGCGAGCTGTCGCTGGGCGGCGAACTGCGGCCGATACCCGGCGCCTTGCCGGTGGCGATCCATTGCCGCAACGCCCATAGGCAACTGATTCTGCCAGTTGGCTGCGTCGCCGAGGCGGCTTTAATCAAAGATGCCGGATTACTGCCGGCCGGGCATTTGCTGGAGGTTTGCGCGCATTTGTCCGGACACAAACCGATCGAACCGCCCATCCCGAACCCAAATAGCGCGACCGCGGCCTTCAACGTCGACTTCGCCGACGTTCACGGCCAGTACCACGTCAAGCGGGCATTGGAAATTGCCGCCAGCGGCCAACATAATCTGTTGATGCTGGGTCCGCCCGGCACCGGCAAATCCATGCTAGCGGCGCGGCTGCCGACCATTTTGCCGGAACTGAGCGAACAACAGGCCCAGGAAACCGCCGCCATCGCCTCGATCAGCGACCACGGCTTGGATATCCAACGCTGGCGGCAACCGCCGTTTCGGGCGCCGCACCATACCGCTTCGGCTGCAGCCTTGGTTGGCGGCGGCAGCAATCCTAAACCGGGCGAAATCTCGCTATCGCATAACGGCGCGCTGTTTTTGGACGAACTACCCGAATTCGACCGGAAGGTGCTGGAAGTTCTGCGCGAACCGCTGGAAACCGGCCATATCACGATCTCCCGCGCCAACCGCCAAGCCGATTTCCCGGCCCGATTCCAACTGATCGCGGCGATGAATCCCTGCCCGTGCGGCTATCTGGGCGACGCTTCCGGCCGCTGCCGCTGCACTTCGGAGCAAGTCGTCCGCTACCGGGCACGCGTCTCCGGGCCGTTGCTGGATCGGATCGATATGCATCTGGAAGTGCCGAGAGTGTCATTGGAAATGTTGCGCAAAGGCGCGGCGGCAGGCGAGGAACGCAGCGAAACCATCCGCCGCCGAGTAGTCGCGGCCCGACAGATCGCCGCCGCCCGCAGCGGCAAACCGAATGCGGCGCTGACCGCCGCCGAAGTCAAAACCATATGCAAACTGACGGACGCCGGCCACCAATTGCTGGAACAGGCCATGGAGAAATTCGGCCTGTCGCACCGCGCCTACCACCGCATCCTGAAACTGGCGCGCACCATCGCCGACATGGCCGACGCGCCGGCCATCGAAATTCCCCACCTCAGCGAAGCAATCGGTTACCGCAAGCTCGACCGCAACCGCTAG